The following are encoded together in the Cyanobacterium aponinum PCC 10605 genome:
- the panC gene encoding pantoate--beta-alanine ligase codes for MLIVTSISELQREISRVSPSQKIGFVPTMGALHSGHESLIQRAVTETDFVVVSIFVNPLQFGKNEDLDQYPRPLEQDKAICKQLGVKLLFTPSVTEIYPSEEETTIVNPPTAMTSVLCGKYRQGHFQGVATIVTKLFNLVRPNVAYFGQKDAQQVAIIQKMTKDLNIPVKVQSCPVIREKSGLALSSRNQYLSSEEKEKATLLYRSLSKAQRAFQEGQRDCQKLLQIVKEEFRSPQTPLNKGGLNLDNSLNKESLNLNDSLNKKGLNDINIQLQYVEIVEPKTLQPLTEISDSALIAIAAYIGNTRLIDNVILTVTKPIIALDGPAGAGKSTVSRRLARELGYVYLDTGAMYRAITWLVMENNINVEDEESIASLVANVQLELLPSDNLQIPVTVKINGQDITKEIRTPRVTNQVSKVAAQSAVREKMVALQQEYGAKGGIVAEGRDIGTNVFPHAQLKIFLTATPQARAKRRLIDLQNQGESNIDLDTLIKEIEERDYLDSTRAIAPLKKAEDAIELITDNLTIDQVIEKIKSYLILV; via the coding sequence ATGTTAATTGTAACCAGTATTAGTGAATTGCAAAGGGAAATAAGCAGGGTTTCTCCTTCTCAAAAAATTGGGTTTGTGCCAACTATGGGCGCATTACATTCGGGGCATGAAAGTTTAATTCAACGGGCAGTTACGGAAACAGATTTTGTGGTAGTGAGTATATTTGTCAATCCGCTACAGTTTGGCAAAAATGAAGATTTAGATCAATATCCAAGACCATTAGAGCAAGATAAGGCAATATGTAAGCAATTAGGGGTTAAGCTCTTATTTACTCCTTCTGTGACAGAAATTTATCCTTCAGAAGAAGAAACCACCATCGTCAATCCCCCCACTGCTATGACTTCGGTTTTGTGTGGAAAATATCGTCAAGGGCATTTTCAGGGAGTGGCTACTATCGTCACTAAATTATTCAACCTAGTCCGTCCAAATGTTGCCTATTTTGGGCAAAAAGACGCTCAACAAGTGGCTATTATCCAAAAAATGACAAAAGACCTCAATATTCCTGTAAAGGTGCAATCTTGCCCCGTTATTCGGGAAAAATCAGGGTTAGCTTTGAGTTCTCGTAATCAGTATTTATCCTCTGAGGAAAAGGAAAAAGCTACTTTACTTTATCGCAGTTTAAGCAAAGCACAACGAGCTTTTCAAGAGGGGCAAAGGGATTGTCAGAAATTGTTACAGATTGTTAAGGAGGAATTTAGATCCCCCCAAACCCCCCTTAATAAGGGGGGCTTAAATCTCGATAATTCCCTTAATAAGGAGAGCTTAAATCTTAATGATTCTCTTAATAAAAAGGGCTTAAATGATATAAATATACAATTGCAATATGTAGAAATAGTTGAGCCTAAAACTTTGCAACCCTTGACGGAAATAAGCGATTCTGCTTTAATTGCGATCGCAGCTTATATTGGTAATACTCGTTTGATAGATAATGTGATTTTAACAGTGACTAAACCGATTATAGCCCTTGATGGACCGGCAGGGGCAGGAAAATCAACCGTTAGCCGTCGTTTAGCTCGTGAATTGGGTTATGTTTATTTGGATACTGGAGCGATGTATCGGGCGATTACTTGGTTGGTGATGGAAAATAATATTAATGTTGAAGATGAAGAAAGTATTGCTTCTTTAGTTGCAAATGTGCAGTTAGAATTGTTACCTAGTGATAATTTACAAATTCCTGTAACGGTAAAAATTAATGGGCAGGATATAACAAAAGAGATTCGCACCCCAAGAGTTACTAATCAGGTGTCAAAAGTTGCGGCACAATCTGCGGTAAGAGAAAAAATGGTAGCATTACAACAAGAATACGGAGCAAAAGGGGGTATTGTGGCAGAAGGGCGAGATATTGGCACGAATGTTTTTCCCCATGCTCAATTAAAGATATTTTTAACCGCTACTCCCCAAGCAAGAGCGAAGAGACGTTTAATTGATTTACAAAATCAAGGAGAAAGTAATATTGATTTAGATACTTTAATCAAGGAAATAGAGGAAAGAGATTACTTAGACAGTACAAGAGCTATTGCACCCTTGAAAAAAGCCGAAGATGCGATCGAGCTTATTACTGATAATTTAACTATAGATCAGGTCATTGAAAAAATCAAAAGCTATCTTATTTTAGTTTAG
- a CDS encoding pentapeptide repeat-containing protein, whose protein sequence is MANQELINQVRLSIFNLPSPIVNFISRFFPLIVKAIILLLLAISFILLTPQSVNAQTAVNFTYAQLEGEDFSHRDLTGSVFAASNLRNASFYQSNLTNSVMTEGILFGADLRETNFTGSLIDRVTLDFADLRNAIFTDAIATRTRFYDTNIEGADFTGAVIDRYQVALMCDRASGVNSITGVATRDSLGCDFN, encoded by the coding sequence ATGGCTAATCAAGAATTAATTAACCAAGTTCGTCTTTCAATTTTCAATCTTCCTTCTCCCATTGTCAATTTTATTTCTCGCTTTTTTCCCCTCATCGTTAAAGCAATTATTCTACTGTTATTAGCCATTAGTTTTATTCTTCTTACTCCCCAATCTGTTAACGCCCAAACGGCGGTTAATTTTACCTATGCCCAACTAGAAGGGGAAGACTTTTCTCACCGAGACTTAACAGGTTCAGTTTTTGCCGCTTCTAATCTACGCAATGCTTCTTTTTATCAATCTAATCTCACTAATTCTGTGATGACAGAAGGAATTTTGTTCGGTGCTGATTTACGGGAAACCAACTTTACAGGCTCATTGATTGATCGTGTTACCCTTGATTTTGCTGACTTACGCAACGCTATTTTTACAGATGCGATCGCAACTCGTACTCGTTTCTATGATACAAATATAGAGGGTGCAGACTTTACAGGGGCAGTAATTGACCGTTATCAAGTAGCTTTAATGTGCGATCGAGCTTCTGGGGTTAATTCTATCACAGGGGTTGCCACTAGAGATAGCTTAGGATGTGATTTCAATTAG
- the bchL gene encoding ferredoxin:protochlorophyllide reductase (ATP-dependent) iron-sulfur ATP-binding protein — translation MTLTLAVYGKGGIGKSTTSCNISTALAKRGKKVLQIGCDPKHDSTFTLTGFLIPTIIDTLQEKDFHYEDIWPEDVIYKGYAGVDCVEAGGPPAGAGCGGYVVGETVKLLKELNAFDEYDVILFDVLGDVVCGGFAAPLNYADYCLIVTDNGFDALFAANRIAASVREKARTHPLRLAGLIGNRTSKRDLIDKYVSHVAMPVLEVLPLIEDIRVSRVKGKTLFEMAEKDPTLDYVCDFYLNIADQILALPEGVVPSEAHDRELFGLLSDYYLNPPQAKEEKEDELELMIV, via the coding sequence ATGACTTTAACCCTAGCAGTATATGGAAAAGGTGGTATCGGTAAATCTACCACAAGTTGCAATATTTCCACCGCCCTCGCTAAAAGAGGCAAAAAAGTATTACAAATAGGATGCGACCCGAAACACGATAGCACTTTTACCCTCACGGGTTTTTTAATTCCCACTATTATCGACACCCTACAAGAAAAAGATTTTCACTATGAAGATATTTGGCCTGAAGATGTTATTTATAAAGGCTATGCAGGAGTTGATTGCGTTGAAGCTGGTGGCCCTCCTGCGGGGGCTGGTTGCGGTGGCTATGTGGTAGGGGAAACGGTTAAATTACTCAAGGAGTTAAATGCCTTTGATGAGTATGATGTGATTTTATTTGATGTTTTAGGAGATGTTGTCTGCGGGGGATTTGCCGCCCCTCTCAACTATGCTGATTACTGTTTAATTGTTACTGATAATGGATTTGATGCTTTATTTGCCGCCAATCGCATCGCCGCCTCAGTCAGAGAAAAAGCACGCACCCATCCCCTTCGTCTAGCAGGGTTAATTGGTAATCGCACCTCGAAACGGGATTTAATTGATAAATATGTATCCCATGTGGCAATGCCTGTGTTGGAAGTTTTACCCTTAATTGAAGACATCCGAGTATCCAGAGTCAAGGGAAAAACCTTATTTGAAATGGCAGAAAAAGACCCAACTTTAGATTATGTGTGTGACTTTTACTTAAATATTGCCGATCAAATTTTAGCATTACCAGAAGGAGTTGTCCCTAGTGAAGCCCACGACAGAGAATTATTCGGTTTACTTTCCGATTATTATTTGAATCCTCCTCAAGCCAAAGAAGAGAAAGAGGATGAATTAGAGTTAATGATAGTATAA